From Campylobacter showae:
TGGTTTTTGATTCGAATTTAGTCTTTTTCAGCGAGAACTATCTAGGCATGAAACTAGACGTAAATTTTGAGGGTAAAGAGGCTAAAATGCTTTGCGCGGGCAGTATTTATAATGATTATGAAAGATTTTTAAACAACCTAAAGGAGGCGGCATGAACGAGAATGAAAATGTAGAGCTTGAGCAGCAAATCCCGTCAAATTTCGACGAGAGCATCAGCTTTGAGGGTCTAGACGCGAAGTACGTCGAGCTTCAAAAGCAGCTCGAGGAGCTAACGGATAAGTATTATAGAGCCAACGCGGACTTTGAAAACATCAAAAAGCGTTTTGAAAAGGAAAAAACAGACATCGCGACGTATGCAAACGAGAAATTCGCGCGAGATCTGCTTCCGGTGATAGATGCGCTTGAGATGGCGGTAAATTTTGAAACCGAAGGCGATGAATACGCGGCAAAAATCAAAGAAGGAATTTATATAACGATAGATCAGTTTAAAAAGTGTTTTGAAAAAAACGGTATCACGCCGATCGAAACCGAGGGCGAATTTGATCCGAATTTCCACAATGCAATGCTGCAAGTAGAGAGCGAAGAGGTGGAAAAAGGCAAGATCGTGCAAGTGATACAAAAAGGCTACCTCATCAACGGCAGAGTTTTACGACCTGCGATGGTATCGATAGCAAAGTAAAAAAATAAAAATTTAGTAAAAAGGATCAACAATGGCAAAAGTAATAGGCATAGACCTAGGAACGACGAATTCATGCGTAAGCGTGTATGAGCGAGGCGAGAGCAAGGTAATCCCGAACAAAGAAGGCAAAAACACGACTCCTTCGGTCGTAGCTTTCACGGATAAGGGTGAAATTTTAGTAGGCGATAGCGCAAAACGCCAAGCAGTAACCAACCCTGAAAAAACCATCTACTCTATCAAAAGAATAATGGGTCTAATGAGCAACGAGAAAAATGCGCAGGAGGCTAAAGCTAGGCTGCCGTACCACGTCGTAGATAGAAACGGCGCGTGCGCTATAGAGATCGCGGGCAAGGTCTACACTCCGCAAGAAATCTCGGCCAAAGTGCTAATGAAGCTAAAAGAGGATGCGGAAAGCTACCTGGGCGAAACCGTCGTAGACGCCGTCATTACGGTGCCTGCATACTTTAACGATAGCCAAAGAAAAGCGACTAAAGAAGCGGGAACTATCGCAGGACTAAACGTGCTTCGTATCATAAACGAGCCTACTGCGGCGGCTCTAGCCTACGGCCTAGATAAAAAAGAGTCCGAAAAGATCATGGTTTACGACCTGGGCGGCGGTACGTTTGACGTTACCGTACTAGAAACCGGCGATAACGTGGTCGAGGTTCTAGCTACCGGCGGTAACGCGTTCCTAGGCGGCGATGATTTCGATAACCGCCTAATCGACTGGCTAACGAGCGAATTTAAAAGCGACTCGGGCATCGATCTAAAAACCGACGTGATGGCTATGCAGCGCCTAAAAGAGGCGGCTGAAACGGCTAAAAAAGAGCTAAGCTCGGCTCAAGAAACGACGATAAATTTACCGTTTATTACCGCTGATGCTACGGGTCCTAAACACCTTACAAAGACGCTAACTAGGGCTAAATTTGAAGGTATGATCGAGGATCTGGTCGCTCAAACGATCACCAAGATAAACGAGGTCGTAAAAGACGCCGGCCTAAGCAAATCCGATATCAAAGAAATCGTCATGGTGGGCGGCTCGACGCGCGTGCCTTTAGTTCAAGAAGAGGTCAAAAAGGCGTTTGGCAAAGAGCTAAATAAAAGCGTAAATCCGGACGAAGTCGTAGCTATCGGCGCGGCGATCCAAGGTGCGGTCATCAAAGGCGACGTGAAGGACGTGTTGCTACTTGACGTCACTCCGCTAAGCCTAGGTATCGAGACTCTAGGCGGCGTGATGACGAAAATCATCGAAAAAGGCACGACTATCCCGGTCAAGAAAAATCAGGTATTTTCAACCGCCGAGGACAATCAAAGCGCCGTTACGATCCACGTACTACAAGGCGAGCGCGAATTTACCCGCGACAACAAGTCTTTGGGTCAGTTTAACCTAGAGGGTATCCCTGCCGCTCCTCGCGGAGTGCCGCAGATCGAGGTCGAGTTTGACATCGACGCCAACGGCATCCTAACGGTCTCTGCTAAAGACAAAGCTACAGGCAAAGCCCAAAATATAACGATCTCAGGCTCAAGCGGTCTAAGCGAAGACGAGATCAACAACATGGTCAAAGACGCCGAGCTGCACAAAGAGGACGACAAAAAACGCAAAGACGCGGTGGAGGCTCGCAACCAAGCCGACGCGCTAGCGCACCAAACGCAAAAGAGCCTTGATGAGCTAGGCGAGAAAATACCTGCCGAGGATAGAGAGCGCATCCAAAAGGCACTTGATGAGCTAAAAGAGACGCTAAAAGACGAAAACGCGAGCAAAGAGCAGATCGACGCGAAGGTCAAAACTCTAAGCGAAGCCAGCCACAAGCTAGCCGAAGCGATGTATAAAAAAGACGGTGCTGCTGGCGAGCAAGCAAACGGCGGCAAGAAAAAAGACGACGACGTCATCGACGCCGAAGTCGAGTAAAAATTTAGCCCTTGTTTCTGCGAGGGCTTTAAGCTTAAATTTAAGGTTTCGGCGTTTTTACATGCCCTTAAATTTACTCCGCCCGTTAAATTTGACGGGCGGTTTTTTATAAATCTTTAAATTCGTTATCTCAAATTTACCCAATCCAAATTTGACCCCATGTAGTTTTCATCTGCTTATTTTTATAAAATTTAGCCCTTTTTTCAGCACAATCCTTAATCAAAATCATCCGTTTAAACGACCGATTTAAATATAATCAAACAAAAAAGGTCTTAAATGTATCTATTTTTCTTGATCGTTCATATTTTGAGCGCCGTCGCCTTCGTCGGTTACGTATTTTTCGACGTTTGTATATTTCCGTTTGCAAAAAAGCACGTAGACGAAGATACCCTCGCTCGCGTCAAAAAATCCTACACCAAAGGCAGCGCAAAGGTATTCGGTACGGCGTTTTTGCTGCTGATTATTAGCGGCGCTTATATGGCGAAGGATTATTTTGGCGGAGAGAATGGATGGCTCGGTAGTCCGTTTCAAATTTTACTCGCGACCAAGATCGGCGTGCTGGGACTAATGTGCCTAATCACGGCGATATCGCTATTTTTCGTCTATAAGCTTAAAAAGCCCGATCCCTTCGGCAAATACTCGCACGTCATCGCCCTTGTTTTGTGCGTCATAATGATAATCCTAGCAAAGCTAATGTGGAGGGTTTAGGTAAATTTGACCGATTGCAATGTGCGATCAGATCGCCAAAGTCTAAATAGAAAACAAAAGAGCTTTAGCCGCCAAGGAGCGTAGCGGCTAAAGCGGTATTTAGCTAAATTTAGCCCAAAAGCCTGTTAAACTGGCTTTGCAAGCTTGCGGTATTGTGCGCTTGCGCGAGGATAGCGGCGTTTGCTTGCAGGTCGTTTTGCTTAAAAGCGCTTAGATTTTTAGCGATGTCGTTATTTTGTAGCTGCGACTCGCTTTGCCTTAGCGCGACGTTTTTGGTTAGGCTCGCGTTGATGCCCGAGATGATGCCGTTTTGCGCCGCGCCGATCTCACCTCGCAGAGCGTTTACGCTACCGATAAATTTGCTCACACTCTCGCCGTTACTCACGTCTATACCGCTAAAATCGGGCGCGTTTAAATTTACGCTCGCCGTACCGTTGCCGGTTAGGAAGCTCATCTGCCCGCCAAATACGTTTTTACCGTTAAAACTCGCCTGCTGCGTGCTCTCACTCATCGTGCCCACTAGAGCGTCCGCCTCGCTTTTTATCATCTTTTGCTGATCGGCGTTTAGGATGCCGCCGTTATATCTCACCGATAGCTCGCCGATGCGGTCGGCGCTTTGAGTGATATTTGCTAGCGTGGAGTCTGCGATCTGTAGGATGCCGATGGCGTCGTTTGCGTTTGCGACGCCCTGCTCTAGCGTGGAGCTTTGAGAGCGAAGCGAATCTGCGATAGCCAGATTTGCGCTGTCGATGCCGCTTAGAGCGCGCTGTGCGGAGATGTTATTTAGGGCTTTTGCGCTGTTGTTTTGAGCTTGTTCTAGGTACTGATTGCTTAGGCTTGAGTTTGCGGAAAAATTTCCCAGTTTCATTTGCACTCCTTTTAAATTTGACCCGATTTTAGCGAAAATTTGATTAAAATTTGCTAGCGGCGAGCACAGCGTCAAATTTGAGCGTTTTAAGCAAATTTACCGTCTAAATTTTAACTTGCCGCGAGGTTTTGTCGCGACTTCGTTTTCTACCGCTTTTGCGCGATTTCTATACTCGTACGCTTTGCCCGCGATCGCCGCTAAAATCGCAACCCCTAAAAATATCCAAAGATAATACCTCTCCTCGCCGTCATAGCTAGTAACCGCCTCAAAAACGAGCTCGCCCTGCGCCGGTACGAGCCGCTCGTCTTTTATCATCTTGCGGATATCCTCGCCGCTCAGATTTTTGCCGCGCGGGTCATACGGCCGCGTCAAGACCTCTATGACGGCAGTATCCGCGATCTCGTAGACGCTAGAGTCTATGAGCTGCCCCGTCCCCATCGCGTCAAAATAGTAAATTTTATCGCCGTTTGCATAAACCGCGCCGTATACGCCGTTGCGAACGAGGCCTATTTTGCGCCATTGCTCGCTCGTTTTTAGCCTAAAAAGCTCCGTATGGCGCGAGCCTAACCGCCTGCCGCTCTTATTTCTGTGCCACACTTCGCGGCTCTGCACAAAATAAGTCTGTCCGCCGCTGATAAAAACGCTACCCGCAAGCGGCGAAATTTCACCCGTAAACGGATCCGCCGCCGCGCGTTTTAGCTCACCGCTTTCGCGCTCCCAAAAGTAAATCCCGCCTTTGCCGCGAAAAAGTAGATGATAGGCGTGCGCGCCGGAGACGCCAAAGGGTAGCGAATAAGGCGCAAATTCGGACGCAAACTCATGCTCATCTGCATAAACCGCGCCGCTAGAGGGCTCTAAAAGATAGTGCACGCCGCCAAAATACGCAGTCTCGTGTAGCTCAGGGGTAAATTTGACTGCGAGCCGAGAGCTTTTAAAATAGACGTTTCGTCCGTCCGTGACGTAAAAATCGCTAGCTCGTCCGCGCACGTCTAGCACGTATCTTAGCGCCCTAGCGTCTGCACCCTCTAGCTGCCTGCCCTCAAAATACACCTTGCCGCCTTCGCCGCCCAAAGCCGCTTTTTCCGCGGCGAAACCGAAATCTAAAATAGGGGCTAAATTTACGCTAGAAACGCGCTGGGTTTTATAGATATAGCTTTGCGGTTTATCAGCGCCCAGTATCGCGTACGCCATAGTTTGAACCGCCTCGCTAAAGCCGCCTAACTCGTAGTTTCTCCCGCCTACGTCGCTACAAAAATAGCTAATCTCGCCGTCCGTGAAATATCCGTTGCCAATCGCCCTAGCGCGAGAAGGATCAAGCCCAATCATGACTAGATTGCCGCAGTAGACGGCATTTTCGCCCATGCCGACGTTTCGCCCGCGATAACCGCCTGGCGCAAGGACCTTAAATTTATCCGCCCGCACGCCTTTTAGCTCAAATTTGCCTCCGCTTGGGATGAGCGCGTAAATTTTGCCCTGCGGCGTCGCGTAAAATTCGCTGCTGCCTATCTGGGTAAATTCGTTTTCCTCCTCGTAGCTAGCGATGTAAACCATGAAAAATACCGTAAAAAGCACGGCAAAAAGCGCAAATAAGCAAAGTAGTATAGGTTTTTTATCTTTCAAAGTGCCGCCTATTTTTAGAAGCTCTAATGTTTATCGAACTCAAATTTTATGCAAAATGCCTCAAAATTTTAAATTTAGACACGGCCGCACTCACCGCAAGATAGCAAGTCGTACAAAGTATAGCAAGCGTAGTAATGTCGCCAAAGCTAAATTCGCCGCCGCTCGTAGCAAGCAAGGTCACTATCCCGCTAAATAGCAGCAAGCTAATGCAAACATAACAAACAAAGGCAAAAATGTTTAAAAATTTTGCGCTTTTGCTCGCGTTTTCGTTATTTTTAGCAAGCGTCTCAAAGGTAAGAATTTTGTTTAAAAAGCCGTCTTTTTCATACTCTATCTTGACTAGATCGCCCGTTTCTAGATCAAATTTTTGCGGCGAAAACGTCCCACTAAATCTCTGACCGCCAACCTCAAAACTCACTGCGACGGCCTCATTTAGCCTGATCGTTCTCGTGTATAGCCCGCCGACCCTGCCGATTTTGGTAAATTTTTTCAAATTTGATCCAAATTTTCGGCGATTTCTAAAACTTCAAAGTATTCGTTTTCAAGCGTCTCCAGCTCGCTTTTTGCCGCTTCTAGATCGTTATAAAGCGCGGTTAGGCCGATTTGCTGATAGATTTTAGGATCGCTAAGGCCCGCGTTTAGCTCTTTTATCTTAGCCTCTAGCGCGGCGATTTTTTCTGGGTGCGAGGATAAAATTTGCGTTTGCTTGTAGCTTAGCTTCGCGCTTGTTTTGCTCTTTTGTTTTTGCGCTTGCTCGGCTTCGCTTGATAGGCTTGCTTCAAATTTACCAAGCTCGGCTAATTCGTCTTCTAGCTCGAGATAGACGCTGTATTCTTGATGTAGCACCTCGATCGCCGTGCCCTCAAATGCCCAGAGTTTGTGCGCGATCTTATCGACGAAGTATCGGTCATGGCTAACGATGATTATGGCGCCCTCAAAGCTTTGCAGATAGTCTTCAAGGATGTTGATAGTAGCGATATCTAGGTCGTTTGTCGGCTCGTCAAGCACGAGTACGTCGTACTCCTTGCTAAAAAGCAGAGCCAGCGCCACGCGGTTTTTCTCACCGCCGCTTAGCACGCCGATGGGTTTATCGAGGAATTCTTTCGGAAATAGGAAATTTTTAAGGTAGCCGTAGACGTGCATATTTCGCCCACGCACCATGACGTGATCGCCGCCGTTTGGACAAAAGGTCTCAATAAGGCTCTTGTCGTCATCTAGCGCGCTTCGAGACTGATCAAAGTACCCCACTCGCACTTCGCCTCGCTTGATCTCGCCGCTGCTAGGCTTTTCAAACCCGAGTAAAATTTTAATAAGAGTGCTTTTGCCGCTGCCGTTTCGTCCGACTATCGCGATACGCTCGCCTTGCAAAACGCGCGCGTTAAAACCCGAAAAAAGTTGCTTGCCGCCGATATTTTTGCTTAATTGCTTGATCTCAAAGAGCATTTTTTTGCGGTTTACGCTTTGCGTTTGGTTAAAATTTTTACTCGCGCGCTCAAGCTCGAGCCTAACGCGGCGTATCACGCCAGGATTTTTCTTAGCCTCTTCGCGCATGGCTAGCACTCGCTCTTTGCGCCCTTCGTTGCGCTTTAGACGCGCTTTGACGCCTCTGCGTAGCCACTCTTCCTCGGCTTTTAGCTGTTTTAGCAGCGTCTCGTGAGATTTGGCTAGGCTGGCTAGGATTTCCTCTTTTTTAGCTAGATAGTTTGCGTAACCGCCGTCAAAAGACGCCAGCGCGCCCTCCTCGATCTCGACGCTTCTAGTTGCTAGCGCGTCGATAAAATAGCGATCGTGCGAGATAAAAACTATCGTCTGGCGCGAGCTTTTTAGCATATCCTCTAAAAATCTCACCATATAAACGTCAAGGTGGTTCGTAGGCTCGTCAAGCAGCAAAATATCGGGCTTTTTAAGTATCAGTGCGCCCAGAGCCACGCGGCGTATCTCACCTCCGCTAAGGCTTGCGACAGCGCGGTTTTCGTACTCTTTTAGCTTAAACTCCTCCAGCACGCGCTCGATCTTGCGCTCGATCTGCCAGCCGTCTTTTGCCTCGATAAATTTAATTAGTTCGTCTTGCCTCGCGTTTAGTTCTTTGTTTTGCGGGTCGCGTCCGAGCGCTTCTAGCACCGCGGCATACTCTTCACGCGCATCAAATATCTCTTTTAGCTCCAAATTTAGCGCGTCTTTTACGGTAGCCGCATCGTCAAATTTGGGATTTTGCGCGAGCATTTCTACTTTTACGCCGCCTTGCAGTATACGCCTGCCGCTATCAGGCTCTAGCGCGCCCGCGATTAGCTTCATCAGCGTGCTTTTGCCGCTGCCGTTTTTGCCGATGATAGCGATACGCTCGCGCTCGTTTACGCTAAGGCTTACTTTGTTTAAAATTTCATTGGGGCCGAATTTTTTACTAACGTCGATTAAATCAATTAATGCCATTAGTTTCCATTTTTTTATCTTTTATATGTTTTTGTATTTCTTCATCATCAAACACATCATCATAATTCCCAGCAATCTTGCCGCCAACTTCGTTTATCTGAATATCTTTAACAATGTCGTCCAAAAATTCTTTAAAATTTGGATTTTTTTCCGTCAAAATATCAAGTGTAACACTATCAATTTGCCTTTGTTTTGATGCAATTAAAATTTTTGAGCTTAAAATCTCAGTGTCGAGCTTTATAAGTCCTATGCCAAAATTCGCATTTAGTCTTCTTAGCTCTTGCATGATCTCATCATTTTCATCAAAATCAAATACTACCAAATATCCTTCATTAGCCCAGCTTGAGTTTGAAACAGCTTGAAAATACGATGATTTGAGATTTGACCAATCAAGTGAAATTTTAATTTCAAAAGAATAAAGTTTATGATTTATAACATTTAGTTTTTTGAGTAGGTCAAAAGAGGTTTTCGCAAAATCATTAAAACCAAAATGAACACCAACTACATCTGGATGTAGCCATTCATTTTGACCACCCTTTTCCTTGATACTTTTTTCGTGATAGATAGTTTTAGCATATACATCAAACAATGGGCTTTCAAGCAAGAATTTTACAAGCAAAGGATGCAAATCTCGTTCTTTAAATTTGTCTTTTTTTACCTTTTGCTCCAATGCTACACAATTTTCCGAATCAATTTCTTTTTTTGATTCTGCAATTTCTTGATATTTACGCCCCTTTAGTCCAAATCTCGTCGGCTGACGAGAAAGTGCAATAAATTTTGAATCTTGTTTTTTTACATTAGTATAAAGCAGTGCAGCCAAACTATCCTTAGGTGTTATACCGCCAGAATTCAGCTTCTTATCAAAACCTAATTCAACTGCTTTTTGCCAAATTTCTTGAGACTTAAGCGGCTCACGGCTATTATTTAAAACATCATACGCTAAATCCGAAAATGTATATTTTTCCACTATCTTCCCCTTTAAAACGAGATATGCATGCTAAGCGCGATGATACAAAGCGTAAGCGCCATCGGTACGTAGATATATCTGCCGGTAAAATACCAAAACGCGCCTTGCTTTTTTGCCGCGCCCGTGTTGATCTCGTCCATGATCTCTTCTTTTTTTATGACCCAAAACCACGACACAGCACCGATCACCGCGCCGATAGGGATGATATAGATCGATACAAAGTCCATCCACGGCCCCCAGCTGGTTATGGCTTCCATATTTACGCCGATGCCAAAGCATATTATGCAAAGCGCGATAAGCACGACGCCGCGCTTTAGGCTAGGAAATTTGTGCATTATCGACTCGGCGACTGCTTCGAACATATTTTGCAGCGAAGTCACGCCGCCAAAAATCACAGCCGTAAATAAAATAATCGCGAAAATTTGACCGCCCGGCATGTCTTGTAAAATTTTAGGTAGCGTTACGAAAAGTAACCCAGGCCCCGCCGCAGGATCCATACCGTAAGCAAATACCGCAGGCAGCATAACAAGCGCCGCCGTCATCGCCGCGATCGTATCAAAGATCGCCGTTTTTTGCGCGCTATCGACGACGTCTTCGTCCTTTGATAGATACGCGCCGTAAACGATCATACCCGAGCCCGTGATAGATAGCGAGAAAAAGGCCTGCCCCATCGCCGCTACCCATACCATAGGATCTGCTAGCTTGCCCCAGTCGCTGTGAAAGACGAATTTATACCCGCCAAAGGCCCCGTCTAAAAACGCCACTCTGATAGCGAGGATAAAAAATAGCACGAAAAAAAGCGGCATCATGATTTTATTTGTCTTTTCGATGCTGTGCGCGCCGAAAAATAGCGTAAATAGCGTGCCTGCAACGACGATAAAGTGAAACGGCACGACCGAGTAGGACGAAAGCGCAAAGGACTCGAACCAAGTGTTCGTATCCACGGTCATCAGCGAGCCCGTAACCGCCTGAAATAGCGCCTTTAAAACGTATGCAATGATGACTGCGTAGCCGATAGCGATACACATCGAGCCAGCCAGCGGTATCCAGCCTAAAATTTTACCGAAAGTACCCCAGTTTCGGCTCTTCCAAGCGTATTCGTATGAGCCTAGCGTACCGGTTTTGGCGCGTCTGCCGATAGCGTACTCAGCAGAAAGCCCCACGTAGGAAAATATCGCGATAAAAAACAGATAAACGAGCAAAAACGCGCCGCCGCCGTTCGTACCGACCTTATAAGGAAACCCCCAGACGTTGGCCATACCGATAGCCGAGCCCACGCAAGCGATGATAAACGCCCAGCGTGACGTGAAATTTGTTTTGTGCATTTGATATCCGTTTAGATTAAATTTTTTCAATTATACTTGATTAAGCTAATAAAAAGATTATGCCCGCTCGCCCGCAAAGCACGCAGCGCCGCCTTAAAACGCTTTAAATTTATATTTGGATATAATCGCGCGTCATAAAATCCACGTTACAAAAGAGAAATTATGAATTTATCGCTCAAAAAGCTCACTATCCCGATATTTTTAGATATGTTTTTGCACTTCGTTACGCTCATCATAAACACCTACATGGTGACGAAAGTCAGCGTCCATCTAGTCGGCGCCATGGGCGCGGGCAATCAAATCATGGATCTTTTTATGACCATTTTTAGCTTCCTTAGCGTGGGCTGTTCAGTCGTGGTAGCGCAGGCTCTAGGCGCGCGAAATCACAACCTAGCCAAACACGTCGTGCACGCCAGCATCACGTTTA
This genomic window contains:
- the grpE gene encoding nucleotide exchange factor GrpE gives rise to the protein MNENENVELEQQIPSNFDESISFEGLDAKYVELQKQLEELTDKYYRANADFENIKKRFEKEKTDIATYANEKFARDLLPVIDALEMAVNFETEGDEYAAKIKEGIYITIDQFKKCFEKNGITPIETEGEFDPNFHNAMLQVESEEVEKGKIVQVIQKGYLINGRVLRPAMVSIAK
- the dnaK gene encoding molecular chaperone DnaK; translated protein: MAKVIGIDLGTTNSCVSVYERGESKVIPNKEGKNTTPSVVAFTDKGEILVGDSAKRQAVTNPEKTIYSIKRIMGLMSNEKNAQEAKARLPYHVVDRNGACAIEIAGKVYTPQEISAKVLMKLKEDAESYLGETVVDAVITVPAYFNDSQRKATKEAGTIAGLNVLRIINEPTAAALAYGLDKKESEKIMVYDLGGGTFDVTVLETGDNVVEVLATGGNAFLGGDDFDNRLIDWLTSEFKSDSGIDLKTDVMAMQRLKEAAETAKKELSSAQETTINLPFITADATGPKHLTKTLTRAKFEGMIEDLVAQTITKINEVVKDAGLSKSDIKEIVMVGGSTRVPLVQEEVKKAFGKELNKSVNPDEVVAIGAAIQGAVIKGDVKDVLLLDVTPLSLGIETLGGVMTKIIEKGTTIPVKKNQVFSTAEDNQSAVTIHVLQGEREFTRDNKSLGQFNLEGIPAAPRGVPQIEVEFDIDANGILTVSAKDKATGKAQNITISGSSGLSEDEINNMVKDAELHKEDDKKRKDAVEARNQADALAHQTQKSLDELGEKIPAEDRERIQKALDELKETLKDENASKEQIDAKVKTLSEASHKLAEAMYKKDGAAGEQANGGKKKDDDVIDAEVE
- a CDS encoding trehalose-6-phosphate synthase, which encodes MYLFFLIVHILSAVAFVGYVFFDVCIFPFAKKHVDEDTLARVKKSYTKGSAKVFGTAFLLLIISGAYMAKDYFGGENGWLGSPFQILLATKIGVLGLMCLITAISLFFVYKLKKPDPFGKYSHVIALVLCVIMIILAKLMWRV
- a CDS encoding flagellin — encoded protein: MKLGNFSANSSLSNQYLEQAQNNSAKALNNISAQRALSGIDSANLAIADSLRSQSSTLEQGVANANDAIGILQIADSTLANITQSADRIGELSVRYNGGILNADQQKMIKSEADALVGTMSESTQQASFNGKNVFGGQMSFLTGNGTASVNLNAPDFSGIDVSNGESVSKFIGSVNALRGEIGAAQNGIISGINASLTKNVALRQSESQLQNNDIAKNLSAFKQNDLQANAAILAQAHNTASLQSQFNRLLG
- a CDS encoding DKNYY domain-containing protein, whose product is MKDKKPILLCLFALFAVLFTVFFMVYIASYEEENEFTQIGSSEFYATPQGKIYALIPSGGKFELKGVRADKFKVLAPGGYRGRNVGMGENAVYCGNLVMIGLDPSRARAIGNGYFTDGEISYFCSDVGGRNYELGGFSEAVQTMAYAILGADKPQSYIYKTQRVSSVNLAPILDFGFAAEKAALGGEGGKVYFEGRQLEGADARALRYVLDVRGRASDFYVTDGRNVYFKSSRLAVKFTPELHETAYFGGVHYLLEPSSGAVYADEHEFASEFAPYSLPFGVSGAHAYHLLFRGKGGIYFWERESGELKRAAADPFTGEISPLAGSVFISGGQTYFVQSREVWHRNKSGRRLGSRHTELFRLKTSEQWRKIGLVRNGVYGAVYANGDKIYYFDAMGTGQLIDSSVYEIADTAVIEVLTRPYDPRGKNLSGEDIRKMIKDERLVPAQGELVFEAVTSYDGEERYYLWIFLGVAILAAIAGKAYEYRNRAKAVENEVATKPRGKLKFRR
- the abc-f gene encoding ribosomal protection-like ABC-F family protein, with protein sequence MALIDLIDVSKKFGPNEILNKVSLSVNERERIAIIGKNGSGKSTLMKLIAGALEPDSGRRILQGGVKVEMLAQNPKFDDAATVKDALNLELKEIFDAREEYAAVLEALGRDPQNKELNARQDELIKFIEAKDGWQIERKIERVLEEFKLKEYENRAVASLSGGEIRRVALGALILKKPDILLLDEPTNHLDVYMVRFLEDMLKSSRQTIVFISHDRYFIDALATRSVEIEEGALASFDGGYANYLAKKEEILASLAKSHETLLKQLKAEEEWLRRGVKARLKRNEGRKERVLAMREEAKKNPGVIRRVRLELERASKNFNQTQSVNRKKMLFEIKQLSKNIGGKQLFSGFNARVLQGERIAIVGRNGSGKSTLIKILLGFEKPSSGEIKRGEVRVGYFDQSRSALDDDKSLIETFCPNGGDHVMVRGRNMHVYGYLKNFLFPKEFLDKPIGVLSGGEKNRVALALLFSKEYDVLVLDEPTNDLDIATINILEDYLQSFEGAIIIVSHDRYFVDKIAHKLWAFEGTAIEVLHQEYSVYLELEDELAELGKFEASLSSEAEQAQKQKSKTSAKLSYKQTQILSSHPEKIAALEAKIKELNAGLSDPKIYQQIGLTALYNDLEAAKSELETLENEYFEVLEIAENLDQI
- a CDS encoding HTH domain-containing protein, producing MVEKYTFSDLAYDVLNNSREPLKSQEIWQKAVELGFDKKLNSGGITPKDSLAALLYTNVKKQDSKFIALSRQPTRFGLKGRKYQEIAESKKEIDSENCVALEQKVKKDKFKERDLHPLLVKFLLESPLFDVYAKTIYHEKSIKEKGGQNEWLHPDVVGVHFGFNDFAKTSFDLLKKLNVINHKLYSFEIKISLDWSNLKSSYFQAVSNSSWANEGYLVVFDFDENDEIMQELRRLNANFGIGLIKLDTEILSSKILIASKQRQIDSVTLDILTEKNPNFKEFLDDIVKDIQINEVGGKIAGNYDDVFDDEEIQKHIKDKKMETNGIN
- a CDS encoding sodium-dependent transporter, with the protein product MHKTNFTSRWAFIIACVGSAIGMANVWGFPYKVGTNGGGAFLLVYLFFIAIFSYVGLSAEYAIGRRAKTGTLGSYEYAWKSRNWGTFGKILGWIPLAGSMCIAIGYAVIIAYVLKALFQAVTGSLMTVDTNTWFESFALSSYSVVPFHFIVVAGTLFTLFFGAHSIEKTNKIMMPLFFVLFFILAIRVAFLDGAFGGYKFVFHSDWGKLADPMVWVAAMGQAFFSLSITGSGMIVYGAYLSKDEDVVDSAQKTAIFDTIAAMTAALVMLPAVFAYGMDPAAGPGLLFVTLPKILQDMPGGQIFAIILFTAVIFGGVTSLQNMFEAVAESIMHKFPSLKRGVVLIALCIICFGIGVNMEAITSWGPWMDFVSIYIIPIGAVIGAVSWFWVIKKEEIMDEINTGAAKKQGAFWYFTGRYIYVPMALTLCIIALSMHISF